One Deltaproteobacteria bacterium PRO3 genomic window carries:
- a CDS encoding polyamine aminopropyltransferase, whose protein sequence is MSYLLLLSVFVIATCGLVYELVAGTLASYLLGDSVTQFSTVIGVYLFSMGIGSYLSKYVRGNLVAVFIQVELIIGLVGGFSAALLFASFHYVTGFRTLLYSMVALIGTLVGLEIPLLMRILKDRFEFKDLVSKVFTFDYIGALVASLLFPLLLIPRLGLIRTSLLFGIFNVLVALWALHLFRNQLGWPKLLRGAGTLVLILLGLGFAYSGRIQEWSETAAFSERIVFSKSSDYQRIVLTSEGDEMRLYLNGHLQFSSRDEYRYHEALVHVGLRAVPQAKRVLVLGGGDGLAVREILKYPEVESVTLVDLDPEVTHLFQTQPLLTKLNGGALSSPKVSVVNADAFIWAKQAAPGYDFIVVDFPDPTNFSLGKLYTTAFYRELERLLAPEGLAVVQSTSPLVARKSFWCVNRSLNSVGLKTLPYHVYVPSFGEWGFILAGRDEPRVAAGRALPADLKFLRESMLPGLTEFPPDMAPVETEVNQLNNQALVRYYEEEWARYPGGG, encoded by the coding sequence ATGTCCTACCTCCTGCTGCTCTCCGTCTTCGTGATCGCTACCTGCGGCCTGGTCTACGAGCTGGTCGCGGGCACCCTGGCGAGCTACCTCCTGGGCGACTCGGTGACGCAGTTCTCCACCGTCATCGGCGTCTATCTCTTCTCGATGGGGATCGGGAGCTACCTTTCCAAATACGTCCGGGGCAACTTGGTGGCGGTCTTCATCCAGGTCGAGCTGATCATCGGCCTGGTGGGAGGCTTCTCCGCGGCCCTTCTGTTTGCCAGCTTTCATTACGTCACTGGCTTTCGTACCTTGTTGTACTCGATGGTGGCCCTGATCGGCACCTTGGTGGGCCTCGAGATCCCGCTGCTGATGCGCATCCTGAAGGACCGTTTCGAGTTCAAGGACCTCGTCTCGAAGGTCTTCACCTTCGACTACATCGGGGCCCTGGTCGCCTCGCTCTTGTTCCCCTTGCTCCTGATTCCGCGCCTGGGGCTGATCCGGACCTCGCTGCTCTTCGGGATCTTCAACGTCCTCGTGGCCCTCTGGGCCCTGCACCTGTTTCGGAACCAATTGGGCTGGCCCAAGCTGCTGCGCGGCGCGGGCACCTTGGTGCTGATCCTGCTCGGGCTGGGCTTCGCCTATTCGGGCCGGATCCAGGAATGGTCCGAGACGGCCGCCTTCTCCGAACGCATCGTCTTCTCCAAGAGTTCCGATTACCAGCGTATCGTGCTGACCTCCGAAGGCGACGAGATGCGGCTCTACCTGAACGGGCATCTTCAATTCAGCTCCCGCGACGAATACCGCTACCACGAGGCCCTGGTCCACGTCGGCCTGCGCGCCGTCCCCCAGGCCAAGCGAGTCTTAGTGCTTGGCGGCGGCGACGGCCTGGCCGTGCGCGAGATCCTGAAATATCCCGAGGTGGAGTCGGTCACCCTGGTCGATCTCGACCCCGAGGTGACCCATCTATTCCAGACCCAGCCGCTCTTGACTAAACTCAACGGCGGCGCCCTGAGCTCGCCCAAGGTGAGCGTGGTCAATGCCGACGCCTTCATCTGGGCGAAGCAGGCGGCGCCGGGCTACGACTTCATTGTCGTCGACTTCCCCGATCCCACCAATTTCTCCCTGGGCAAGCTCTACACCACCGCCTTCTACCGCGAACTGGAGCGCCTCTTGGCGCCCGAAGGCCTCGCGGTCGTGCAGAGCACCTCGCCCTTGGTGGCGCGTAAGTCCTTTTGGTGCGTCAACCGTTCCTTGAACAGCGTCGGCCTGAAGACCCTGCCGTACCACGTCTACGTGCCTTCCTTCGGCGAGTGGGGCTTCATCTTGGCGGGGAGGGACGAGCCCAGGGTCGCGGCGGGGCGGGCCCTGCCGGCCGACCTGAAATTCCTGCGCGAGTCCATGCTGCCCGGGCTGACGGAGTTTCCGCCCGACATGGCCCCCGTGGAGACCGAAGTCAACCAACTCAACAACCAGGCCCTGGTCCGGTACTACGAGGAGGAATGGGCCCGGTATCCGGGGGGCGGATGA
- a CDS encoding DUF4178 domain-containing protein: MAGEKAKVLNCVQCGGAVQWRAPGFSITLVCGHCGAVLDVSNPEVQLLIQSQEKTRLQPLIPLGARGKFHGETYEMIGFMQRADGTGQYKWREYLLFNPYIGYRWLVEADGHWNYVISTKQKPHRRDKSAQYLDKSYQLFLTGEAQVLYVLGEFYWRVKKGDRVSVQDFINPPEMLSREWDAGEEVWSIGEYVEPEVVQAAFGIKAMPARIGVAPNQPSPHDAKYRKYFWTAVVMTLLLLLVQLGTNRSGRQDPVYVEVASAAGLKAAGGKFPKLAHVRAGGLDFLLRTKVTGYTGSYLNLDVQLKTPTGIDTYRVFQEFRNAAEGATAVSAIADLPDGDYQVTLQPFSGPWPMSGEFRVELIPQRSQWSNFVGAGLLLWLYPLWLKFRRWSFNTTRWMQSDFAEE; the protein is encoded by the coding sequence ATGGCTGGTGAGAAGGCGAAAGTCCTGAATTGCGTGCAATGCGGCGGGGCCGTTCAGTGGCGCGCCCCCGGCTTCTCGATCACCCTCGTCTGCGGGCATTGCGGTGCCGTCCTGGACGTCTCCAACCCCGAGGTCCAGCTCCTGATCCAGTCGCAGGAGAAGACCCGGCTTCAGCCGTTGATCCCGCTCGGCGCCCGCGGCAAGTTCCACGGTGAGACCTACGAGATGATCGGCTTCATGCAGCGCGCCGACGGGACGGGGCAATACAAGTGGCGCGAATACCTCCTCTTCAATCCCTACATCGGCTACCGCTGGCTGGTCGAGGCCGACGGGCACTGGAACTACGTCATCTCCACCAAGCAGAAGCCGCACCGGCGCGACAAATCGGCGCAGTATCTCGATAAATCCTATCAGCTCTTTCTCACCGGCGAGGCCCAGGTGCTCTACGTCCTGGGAGAGTTTTACTGGCGGGTGAAGAAGGGCGACCGCGTCTCCGTCCAGGACTTCATCAACCCGCCCGAGATGCTCTCCCGCGAGTGGGACGCCGGCGAAGAGGTCTGGTCCATCGGCGAGTACGTCGAGCCCGAGGTCGTCCAGGCCGCCTTCGGCATCAAAGCGATGCCGGCGCGCATCGGTGTCGCCCCCAACCAGCCCTCGCCCCACGACGCGAAGTACCGCAAGTATTTCTGGACCGCGGTGGTGATGACCCTGCTGCTCCTCTTGGTCCAGTTGGGGACGAATCGCTCCGGCCGCCAAGACCCCGTTTATGTAGAGGTGGCGAGCGCGGCCGGCCTGAAGGCCGCCGGGGGGAAGTTTCCGAAGCTCGCCCACGTGCGGGCCGGCGGCTTGGATTTTCTGCTCCGCACCAAGGTGACGGGTTATACGGGGTCCTATCTCAACTTGGATGTCCAGTTGAAGACCCCGACCGGCATCGACACCTATCGGGTCTTCCAAGAATTCCGAAACGCCGCCGAGGGGGCCACCGCGGTCAGCGCGATCGCCGACCTGCCCGACGGGGACTACCAGGTGACGCTGCAACCCTTTTCGGGGCCCTGGCCGATGTCGGGGGAGTTTCGGGTCGAATTGATCCCGCAAAGATCGCAGTGGTCGAATTTCGTCGGCGCGGGGCTCCTGCTTTGGCTTTATCCGCTGTGGCTGAAATTTCGCCGGTGGAGTTTTAATACCACGCGTTGGATGCAAAGTGATTTTGCGGAAGAGTAG
- a CDS encoding DUF4178 domain-containing protein: protein MALQLPCSSCGGAVPFPSKALFYAVCPYCGSMLVRKDLHLESLGQVALLQDDYSPLQIGSEGSYGGKSFVLTGRIRRRWAEGAWNEWFMDFGDEGEAWLAEAQGFYSVSRPGPLPKPIPTLEQLQVGTVWELGSKRYQVDDRREAVVEGIAGQLPFLLKPGEKSVGVDFSGPDGRFATLEFAAGETRLYVGEYLELPDLRMKNLRELDGW from the coding sequence GTGGCCCTTCAACTCCCATGCAGCTCCTGCGGCGGCGCCGTGCCTTTTCCTTCGAAGGCCCTGTTCTACGCCGTCTGCCCCTATTGCGGCTCGATGCTGGTGCGCAAGGACCTCCACCTCGAGAGCCTGGGGCAGGTGGCCCTGTTGCAGGACGACTACTCGCCGCTGCAGATCGGCTCGGAAGGCAGCTACGGCGGCAAGTCCTTCGTGCTGACCGGCCGTATCCGGCGCCGCTGGGCCGAAGGGGCCTGGAACGAGTGGTTCATGGACTTTGGCGACGAAGGCGAGGCCTGGCTCGCGGAAGCGCAGGGTTTTTACTCGGTCTCGAGGCCGGGGCCTTTGCCCAAGCCGATCCCCACTCTCGAGCAGTTACAGGTGGGCACGGTGTGGGAGCTGGGAAGCAAGCGCTACCAGGTCGACGACCGGCGCGAGGCCGTCGTCGAGGGCATCGCCGGCCAGCTGCCTTTCCTGCTCAAGCCCGGCGAGAAGAGTGTCGGCGTGGATTTCAGCGGGCCGGACGGGCGCTTCGCCACCTTGGAATTCGCCGCGGGCGAGACGCGGCTCTACGTCGGCGAGTACCTCGAGCTGCCGGACCTGAGGATGAAAAATTTGAGGGAGCTGGATGGCTGGTGA
- a CDS encoding DUF350 domain-containing protein: protein MQWDGILQNLVGAAVFTVLGMVLFGLSFWVFNRMAPFSLWKELIEEHNTALAIVIGAVSLGMCLIIAMAVH, encoded by the coding sequence ATGCAATGGGACGGAATTTTGCAAAATTTGGTGGGGGCCGCGGTTTTTACGGTCCTGGGAATGGTGCTGTTCGGGCTGAGTTTTTGGGTTTTTAATCGCATGGCGCCTTTTTCCTTGTGGAAAGAGCTGATCGAGGAGCACAACACCGCGCTGGCCATCGTCATCGGCGCGGTCTCGCTGGGGATGTGCCTGATCATCGCCATGGCGGTGCACTGA
- a CDS encoding NifU family protein, which translates to MAGYKGPLVKPEVKALDAGEVQGVDRELIAKVLEVLDRDVRPGLKRDGGDIQVLAVEEGVVKVKMAGACFGCGAQKRTVEDGIKNHLMRLIPEIKGVEDHTLNIPA; encoded by the coding sequence ATGGCGGGTTACAAGGGTCCCCTGGTCAAGCCGGAGGTGAAGGCCCTGGACGCCGGCGAGGTGCAGGGCGTCGACCGCGAGCTGATCGCCAAGGTCCTCGAGGTCTTGGATCGCGACGTTCGGCCGGGCCTGAAGCGCGACGGCGGCGACATCCAGGTCTTGGCGGTGGAAGAGGGCGTGGTGAAGGTGAAGATGGCCGGCGCCTGTTTCGGCTGCGGCGCGCAGAAGCGCACCGTCGAGGACGGCATCAAGAACCACCTGATGCGCCTGATCCCCGAGATCAAGGGCGTGGAAGACCATACGCTGAATATCCCCGCCTAA